Proteins co-encoded in one Hemibagrus wyckioides isolate EC202008001 linkage group LG26, SWU_Hwy_1.0, whole genome shotgun sequence genomic window:
- the LOC131346686 gene encoding cytolytic toxin-alpha-like, whose translation MDSIYMEIAALGRTLYPGMLYDCRRDSFIPGVTLWDKNALRDDLDVHQKPKTHLNFAASDSLSNKANLLDINASLKASFLCGLVEVGGSAKYLLDTKSSTRQCRVTMQYSQTTKFEQLTMKELGNITYPQVFDQKTATHVVTAVLYGAQVFMVFDYTSAENENKQEIEGNLHAMVKKIPTISIEGQASLTMNENEKKMSENISVTFYGDIELNENPTTYKEALEVYKKVPALMKQQGKGVPLTVWLYPLNLLDDKAAKLVREISLSVMYKTETVLEEINEMERVCNDLIKRQITEDFPDLKDRLLKFQALHKNYTSSFKNALFRVLPAIRGGTQEGKALEDILKIHYTSPFNASNMNKWLDGITSELNILSSYTSGLKDLIVKSSGSFNSICFHPDVDAVVCLSFTSLNDEDSYLAALQDSENSEGFTMSGQTSKRDLILQKAQPWFTSPDNSARMRQNVSLFTTFLEANKNEKKFKFIIASIPDSNNPGISIRLYQNGSLTDPKFQPVSKPPKPVVETGDGKVTLKLSKSPTGETVRFRVEYRMRSSTDSAEDVEKWTVIDTSDTQNTFTLTGLQATEQYWVRYRAVSNVGVSEASDSVPFTFRGKLIVTVDQWNFSTPMLINKLRTKILNRPSDGPHPVCKPNKPYLESIPGGLRPGMALFFQGLVPKDFTRFEINLQTTPKYLHDIALHFNPRVDCVALYTCRNGSWEHPQWASGNPFVQGAAFDIILVIKQECYEVMVNGLEYCTFQHRIPVDTVTTLHIRGDVFMNTFTITEKFSTPMLINKLRTKILNSPSDGPHPVCKPNKAYLESIPGGLRPGMALFFQGLVPKDFKRFEINLQTTPKYLHDIALHFNPRVDCVALYTCRNGSWEHPQWASGNPFVQGTIFDIILVIKQECYEVMVNGLEYCTFQHRIPVDTVTTLHIRGDVFMDTIAITEVDDVNLKVSMISPANI comes from the exons ATGGATTCCATATACATGGAAATAGCTGCCCTCGGAAGAACTCTGTATCCAGGCATGTTATATGATTGCCGGAGGGACTCCTTTATTCCAG GTGTTACTTTATGGGATAAGAATGCATTGCGTGATGACCTTGATGTGCATCAGAAGCCTAAAACCCATCTGAATTTTGCTGCCTCTGACAGTCTCAGTAACAAGGCAAACCTTCTAGATATAAATGCTTCCCTTAAAGCCAGTTTCCTATGTGGCTTGGTGGAAGTTGGAGGATCGGCCAAGTACCTTCTAGATACCAAATCCTCAACACGTCAGTGCAGAGTTACTATGCAGTACAGCCAGACAACAAAATTTGAACAGCTCACTATGAAGGAGCTTGGTAATATCACCTATCCACAAGTATTtgaccagaaaacagccacGCATGTAGTTACAGCTGTACTGTATGGAGCTCAGGTTTTCATGGTGTTTGATTATACCAGTGCAGAAAATGAGAACAAACAGGAAATTGAAGGAAACCTTCATGCAATGGTTAAAAAGATCCCTACCATATCTATTGAGGGGCAAGCATCCCTAactatgaatgaaaatgaaaaaaaaatgtcagaaaatatTAGTGTCACATTTTATGGTGACATTGAACTTAATGAAAACCCCACCACATACAAAGAAGCCCTGGAAGTGTACAAGAAAGTGCCTGCTCTGATGAAGCAACAAGGTAAAGGTGTGCCTCTAACCGTGTGGCTGTATCCTCTCAATCTTTTGGATGATAAGGCTGCAAAGTTGGTGAGAGAAATCAGTTTGAGCGTGATGTATAAAACAGAAACTGTGCTGGAAGAGATCAATGAAATGGAGAGAGTATGCAATGATTTGATCAAAAGACAAATAACAGAGGATTTTCCTGACCTAAAAGACAGGTTGCTAAAATTTCAGGCATTACATAAGAATTATACAAGTTCGTTCAAGAATGCACTGTTCAGAGTGCTGCCAGCTATTCGTGGTGGGACACAAGAGGGCAAGGCACTGGAGGACATCCTGAAAATCCATTACACATCACCCTTCAATGCAAGCAACATGAACAAATGGTTAGATGGCATTACATCTGAATTAAATATATTGAGCTCCTATACCAGTGGACTGAAGGACCTCATAGTAAAATCATCAGGGTCATTCAACTCCATCTGTTTTCATCCTGATGTTGATGCGGTGGTATGTTTGTCATTTACTTCTCTAAATGATGAAGATTCCTACCTAGCAGCTCTACAAGACAGTGAGAATTCTGAAGGATTTACAATGTCGGGGCAAACAAGCAAGAGAGATTTAATTCTCCAAAAAGCACAGCCTTGGTTTACTTCTCCTGACAACTCTGCAAGGATGAGGCAGAATGTTTCTCTATTTACAACCTTTTTAGAGGCcaataaaaatgagaagaaattcAAATTCATCATTGCATCGATACCTGACTCCAACAATCCAGGAATCTCCATCCGGCTATATCAGAATGGCAGTCTAACAGATCCTAAGTTCCAGCCTGTGTCCAAACCTCCCAAACCTGTGGTGGAGACCGGTGATGGGAAAGTCACCCTGAAGCTTTCAAAATCCCCAACTGGAGAAACAGTACGCTTCAGAGTTGAGTACAGGATGAGATCTTCAACTGATTCAGCAGAAGATGTTGAGAAATGGACAGTCATAGACACTTCAGATACACaaaacaccttcacactgacTGGACTACAGGCAACAGAACAATACTGGGTTCGATACAGAGCTGTTAGTAATGTGGGAGTAAGTGAAGCCAGCGACTCTGTCCCCTTCACCTTTCGTGGGAAGCTCATTGTGACAGTGGACCAATGG AACTTCTCCACACCCATGCTCATTAATAAACTAAGGACAAAAATATTGAACCGTCCT TCTGATGGGCCACATCCAGTCTGCAAACCT AACAAACCATATTTGGAATCAATCCCTGGAGGCTTAAGACCTGGTATGGCTTTGTTCTTCCAAGGGCTTGTTCCAAAAGATTTTACACG CTTTGAAATAAATTTGCAGACCACGCCAAAGTACCTTCATGACATTGCTCTTCACTTCAACCCCCGTGTGGACTGTGTGGCCCTTTACACCTGCAGGAATGGGTCATGGGAGCATCCACAGTGGGCATCAGGAAACCCATTTGTCCAAGGAGCAGCTTTTGATATCATCTTGGTTATTAAACAAGAATGCTATGAG GTGATGGTGAATGGCCTGGAGTACTGCACGTTCCAGCACCGTATCCCAGTGGACACAGTGACTACACTTCATATTAGGGGAGACGTCTTCATGAACACCTTTACCATTACTGAA AAATTCTCCACACCCATGCTCATTAATAAACTAAGGACTAAAATATTGAACAGTCCT TCTGATGGGCCACATCCAGTCTGCAAACCT AACAAAGCATATTTGGAATCAATCCCTGGAGGCTTAAGACCTGGTATGGCTTTGTTCTTCCAAGGACTTGTTCCAAAAGATTTTAAACG CTTTGAAATAAATTTGCAGACCACACCAAAGTACCTTCATGACATTGCTCTTCACTTCAACCCCCGGGTGGACTGTGTGGCCCTTTATACCTGCAGGAATGGGTCATGGGAGCATCCACAGTGGGCATCAGGAAACCCATTTGTCCAAGGAACAATTTTTGATATCATCTTGGTTATTAAACAAGAATGCTATGAG GTGATGGTGAATGGCCTGGAGTACTGCACGTTCCAGCACCGTATCCCAGTGGACACAGTGACTACACTTCATATTAGGGGAGACGTCTTCATGGACACCATTGCCATTACTGAA GTGGATGATGTTAATCTGAAAGTCAGCATGATCAGTCCTGCCAATATTTGA